CCGCTGGCTGGGGAGGGTGGCCGTGCAGGACATCATGCCGACCTGGGTGGGGGCGACCGCCAAACAGATCGCCCGGGGCGTACGCCGGGGAGACGTCTCCGCCACCCAGGTCCTGGCCGACCACCTCGACCACGTGGCCAAGGCCGACGCCGACCTCGCCGCCTTCCGCGTGGTACGCGGTGGGGAGGCGGTGACCGAGGCGGAGAAGGTGGACGAGCAGGAGGACCTGGCCAACCTTCCGCTGGCCGGGGTGCCGGTAGCGGTCAAGGAGAACACCCCGGTGGCCGGCATGCCCACCTGGAACGGTTCGGCTGCGGTGCGTACCCCGGTGGCGGAGGCCGACCACGAGGTGGTCCGCCGGCTACGCGGCGCCGGTGCGGTGATCCTCGGGGTCACCCGGATGCCCGAGCTTGGCCTCTGGGCGGTCACCGACGACGACACCGCGGTCACCCGCAACCCGTGGGACCTGGACCGGACTCCCGGTGGCTCGTCCGGTGGCGCGGCGGCGGCGGTGGCGGCCGGGCTGGTGCCGATCGCGCACGGCAACGACGGACTCGGCTCGATCCGTATCCCGGCGGCCTGCTGCGGCCTGATCGGCCTGAAGCCTGGCCGCGGTGTGGTGCCCTGCCAACTCGGTGCCGAGGACTGGTTCGGGCTGACCGAACACGGGATCCTCAGCACCACGGTGGCCGACGCGGCGGTCGGCTTCCGGGTGCTCGCCGGCCGCGCCCAGGAGAAGCTCGTTCCACCGCAGCGGCTGCGGGTCGGGGTGTCGTTGCGGTCTCCGGTGCGCGGCGTCGCGCCCGACGCGCCGAACCGGGACGCGGTCGCCGCCGCCGGCCGGTTGCTCGCCGGAGCCGGGCACGACACCGTGCCGGCGGACCCGGTCTACCCGACCGCCCTCGGGCTGAAGGGCGTCGCCACCTGGTTCGCCGCCGCCGCGGCGGATGTCCAGGCCGCCGGGATCGACCGGCGCACCCTGCAACCCCGCAGCCGCCGGCACGTCCGGTTCGGCGAGTGGGCGACGCGGCGCGGGTACGTCCGGGAGGCCGACCGGCTCGCCTGGCGGGAACGGTCGATCGGGTTCTTCGCCGACCACTCGGTGGACCTGCTGCTCACCCCGGCGCTGGCCGCCACGCCTCCGCCGGCCACCAGCTGGTCGGCCCGCTCCTGGCGAGCGAACATGCTGGCCAACATCCGGTACGCCCCGTACGCGGCGCCCTGGAACATCGCCGGCCTGCCCGCCCTGGTGGTCCCGGTGGGGCGCCGCCCGGACGGGTTGCCGCTGGCCGTGCAGCTGGTCGGCCCGCCCGGCTCGGAGCTGCTGCTGCTCGGCGTCGCCGGCCAGTTCGAGATGGCCGCCCCGTGGCCGCGGCACGCCCCCGGTTATCCCCGGGTCGGCACGGGAGGATCCGCCGGCACCTGATCGCCACAGCTCCGCCGGTCGGGCCCGGCGGGGCGGGTGGCACGATCGGGGCATGACGGAACTGGTCAGCCTCGACGAGGTGCGGGCCGCGCGGGCACTGCTCACCGGTGTCACCCGCACCACCCCGCTGGAGCCCTCCCGCCCGCTCACCGACGTGCTCGGCGGACCGGCGTGGCTCAAGTGCGAGAACCTGCAACGGGCAGGCTCGTACAAGGTGCGTGGTGCCTACGTGCGGATCGCGCGGCTGTCGGAGCGGGAGCGGGCCCGGGGAGTGGTCGCGGCGAGCGCCGGCAACCACGCCCAGGGGGTGGCCCTCGCCGCCGGGCTGGTCGGTACCCGGGCCACCGTCTTCATGCCGGTGAACGCGACGTTGCCGAAGGTGGCGGCCACCAAGCGGTACGGCGCCCAGGTGGAGCTCTTCGGGGCCACTGTGGACGAGGCACTGGTCGCGGCGCAGGCGTTCGCCGAACGCACCGGCGCGGTGCTGATCCATCCGTTCGACCATCCCGACGTGATCGCCGGGCAGGGCACGGTGGCGATGGAGATCCTGGAGCAGTGCCCCGAGGTGCAGACGATCGTCACCGGGGTCGGTGGCGGCGGGCTGGTCTCCGGGATGGCGGTGGCGGCCAAGGCGCTGCGCCCGGATGTCCGGGTGATCGGCGTACAGGCGGCGGAGGCGGCGGCGTTCCCGCCCTCGCTGCTGGCCGGCGAGCCGGTGCGCCTGGACACCTTCGCCACCATCGCCGACGGCATCGCGGTCGGCCGGCCGGGCGAGGTCACGTTCGCGCACGTCCGCAAGCTGGTCGACGAGATCGTCACCGTTACCGAGGAGGACATCTCCCGGGCCCTGCTCATGCTGCTGGAACGCGGCAAGCAGGTGGTGGAGCCGGCCGGGGCCGCGGGCGTGGCGGCGTTGCTGGCCGGCGCGGTCGACGTGACGACACCGGTGGTGGCCGTGTTGAGCGGCGGCAACATCGACCCGCTGCTGATGCTTCGGGTGATCGAGCACGGTCTGGCGGCGGCCGGTCGCTACCTGCGGGTCACCGTCCGTTGCCCCGACCAGCCGGGACAACTCGCCTCGCTGCTGCGCGAGATCGCCGACCAGCGCGCCAACGTGGTGGACGTGGAGCACCAGCGGGCCCACCCGCACCTGCGCCTCGGCGAGGTGGAGGTGGCGTTGTCGGTGGAGACCCGGGGGGTCGAGCACTCGGAGACGCTGATCACTGCGCTGCGGGCCAGCGGCTACCAGGTGACGATCGCGCCAGAGGCGTGACACCCGCACGGGGTGCCACGCCTCTGCGTGTCGCGCGCCGCATACCTTCGGTCGCTCGGCCGGACCGGTGGGTCAGCCGGTCGTGCGGCCGGACCGGTGGGTCAGCCGGTCGTGCGGCCGGACCGGCGGGTCAGCCGGAGAACGGCTCGAAGCTGACCACCGTCACCTTGATGTCCGCGCCGCTGGGCGCGGTGTAGGTGCAGGTCTGCCCGGCCTTGCCGCCCAGGATCGCCTGGCCGAGCGCCGACTCCGGGC
This DNA window, taken from Micromonospora sp. FIMYZ51, encodes the following:
- a CDS encoding amidase family protein; its protein translation is MAVQDIMPTWVGATAKQIARGVRRGDVSATQVLADHLDHVAKADADLAAFRVVRGGEAVTEAEKVDEQEDLANLPLAGVPVAVKENTPVAGMPTWNGSAAVRTPVAEADHEVVRRLRGAGAVILGVTRMPELGLWAVTDDDTAVTRNPWDLDRTPGGSSGGAAAAVAAGLVPIAHGNDGLGSIRIPAACCGLIGLKPGRGVVPCQLGAEDWFGLTEHGILSTTVADAAVGFRVLAGRAQEKLVPPQRLRVGVSLRSPVRGVAPDAPNRDAVAAAGRLLAGAGHDTVPADPVYPTALGLKGVATWFAAAAADVQAAGIDRRTLQPRSRRHVRFGEWATRRGYVREADRLAWRERSIGFFADHSVDLLLTPALAATPPPATSWSARSWRANMLANIRYAPYAAPWNIAGLPALVVPVGRRPDGLPLAVQLVGPPGSELLLLGVAGQFEMAAPWPRHAPGYPRVGTGGSAGT
- the ilvA gene encoding threonine ammonia-lyase, whose amino-acid sequence is MTELVSLDEVRAARALLTGVTRTTPLEPSRPLTDVLGGPAWLKCENLQRAGSYKVRGAYVRIARLSERERARGVVAASAGNHAQGVALAAGLVGTRATVFMPVNATLPKVAATKRYGAQVELFGATVDEALVAAQAFAERTGAVLIHPFDHPDVIAGQGTVAMEILEQCPEVQTIVTGVGGGGLVSGMAVAAKALRPDVRVIGVQAAEAAAFPPSLLAGEPVRLDTFATIADGIAVGRPGEVTFAHVRKLVDEIVTVTEEDISRALLMLLERGKQVVEPAGAAGVAALLAGAVDVTTPVVAVLSGGNIDPLLMLRVIEHGLAAAGRYLRVTVRCPDQPGQLASLLREIADQRANVVDVEHQRAHPHLRLGEVEVALSVETRGVEHSETLITALRASGYQVTIAPEA